Proteins encoded together in one Gallaecimonas xiamenensis 3-C-1 window:
- a CDS encoding SIMPL domain-containing protein, which translates to MKIKALALMLAAASPLGMAMDRYVSVQGEATRSVVPDQVSFSVAFSAEGQDADQLLKEIETKAAPFLAKLGALGIADKDIQGHRFEVFPRYDKDKMTGLRAQQRYQITVHGFALYPKVLKAAVEAKADQVGQGQLGYSQQDQLYQELLADAVRHARTKAKLLAEAGDAELGKLVSVDEQGGYQPPVMYMRTQTLEAKGAAVQTAGEMDVRASISARFALKD; encoded by the coding sequence ATGAAAATCAAAGCGTTGGCATTGATGTTGGCAGCGGCCAGCCCCCTGGGCATGGCCATGGACAGGTATGTGTCTGTGCAAGGGGAAGCGACCCGCAGTGTGGTACCGGACCAGGTCAGCTTTTCGGTGGCCTTTAGCGCCGAAGGGCAGGACGCCGACCAGCTGCTCAAGGAAATTGAAACCAAGGCGGCGCCCTTTTTGGCCAAGCTTGGCGCCCTGGGTATCGCCGACAAGGACATTCAGGGCCATCGCTTTGAGGTATTTCCTCGCTACGACAAGGACAAGATGACAGGCCTGCGTGCCCAGCAGCGCTATCAGATCACTGTCCACGGCTTTGCCCTTTATCCCAAGGTGCTCAAGGCCGCCGTTGAAGCCAAGGCCGACCAGGTGGGCCAGGGCCAACTGGGTTATTCCCAGCAGGACCAGCTCTACCAGGAACTGTTGGCCGACGCCGTGCGCCATGCCCGTACCAAGGCCAAATTGCTGGCCGAAGCAGGGGACGCCGAACTGGGTAAACTGGTGAGCGTGGACGAGCAGGGCGGATACCAGCCCCCTGTAATGTACATGCGCACCCAGACCCTGGAAGCCAAAGGGGCGGCGGTGCAAACCGCCGGCGAGATGGACGTGCGGGCCAGTATCTCGGCCCGATTTGCCCTCAAGGACTGA
- the proQ gene encoding RNA chaperone ProQ, which translates to MEQTESSIKLPDTKAVIAFLVETFPACFTQEGEAKPLKIGIFQDLAARLDADERVSKTQLRVALRHYTNAWRYLRSVKAGVARVDLDGGESSVVSDGEAEHAKTNLHESMRKAGVDPDKKPYKKPAEKGARKPNPAARVKPKGKAPRLDINGLKIGDAVRVVGGQRPLPGTVVAVDKDSVQVQLVTGMVMHVKGEHLIAAKGE; encoded by the coding sequence ATGGAACAAACTGAAAGCTCGATCAAACTTCCCGACACTAAGGCCGTGATCGCCTTCCTGGTTGAAACCTTTCCCGCTTGCTTTACCCAGGAAGGTGAAGCTAAGCCGCTGAAAATCGGTATCTTCCAGGATCTGGCTGCGCGTCTGGACGCTGACGAGCGGGTCTCCAAGACCCAACTGCGGGTGGCCCTGCGCCACTACACCAATGCCTGGCGCTACCTGCGTTCGGTCAAGGCCGGTGTGGCCCGTGTCGACCTGGACGGCGGCGAAAGCTCCGTGGTCAGCGACGGCGAAGCCGAACACGCCAAGACCAACCTGCATGAGTCCATGCGCAAGGCTGGCGTTGACCCTGACAAGAAGCCTTACAAAAAACCGGCTGAAAAAGGTGCCCGTAAACCAAACCCGGCCGCTAGGGTCAAACCTAAAGGCAAAGCGCCGCGCCTGGACATCAACGGCCTGAAAATAGGCGATGCCGTGCGCGTGGTAGGTGGCCAAAGGCCGCTGCCCGGTACCGTTGTGGCCGTGGACAAGGATTCAGTGCAAGTACAACTGGTGACCGGCATGGTCATGCACGTTAAAGGCGAGCACCTGATTGCCGCCAAGGGGGAGTAA
- a CDS encoding GAF domain-containing protein, whose translation MSNKAAFYAELTQMSLGLIAGEPDRIANLANISALLNEQLTDLNWVGFYLLQGDTLVLGPFQGKAACVRIPVGKGVCGTAVAEKATQRVADVHAFPGHIACDGASNSEIVVPLVVDGDIIGVLDIDSPSFNRFDAEDEAGLDALVAALGQALGKTGK comes from the coding sequence ATGAGCAATAAAGCTGCGTTTTACGCCGAACTGACCCAGATGAGCCTAGGGCTTATCGCAGGCGAGCCGGACCGGATCGCCAACCTCGCCAACATCAGCGCCCTTCTCAATGAACAATTGACCGACCTCAACTGGGTGGGTTTTTACCTGTTGCAGGGCGACACTCTGGTGTTGGGCCCCTTCCAGGGTAAGGCGGCTTGTGTGCGCATTCCCGTGGGTAAAGGGGTCTGCGGCACGGCCGTGGCCGAAAAGGCCACCCAGAGGGTTGCCGATGTCCACGCATTTCCCGGCCATATCGCCTGCGATGGCGCCTCCAATTCCGAGATAGTAGTGCCCCTGGTGGTGGACGGCGATATCATCGGCGTCTTGGATATCGACTCGCCGTCGTTCAACCGCTTTGACGCCGAAGACGAAGCGGGTCTCGATGCCCTGGTAGCTGCCCTGGGCCAAGCCCTCGGCAAGACTGGCAAATAA
- a CDS encoding YebG family protein gives MAVVIQYVVVRKGIEKMTFTSKQEADAYDKLLDSAEALATLLEQAPVNLDEEAREQLGLFLATEKDALMAALKGKATAPKAPKAKKET, from the coding sequence ATGGCCGTCGTTATTCAATACGTCGTGGTACGAAAGGGGATAGAGAAAATGACCTTCACCAGCAAACAGGAAGCCGATGCTTACGACAAGCTGCTCGACAGCGCCGAAGCCTTGGCCACCTTGCTGGAACAAGCCCCGGTCAATCTGGATGAGGAAGCCAGGGAGCAATTGGGCCTGTTCCTGGCCACCGAGAAGGACGCCCTGATGGCGGCCCTCAAAGGCAAGGCAACAGCGCCCAAAGCGCCTAAGGCCAAAAAGGAGACCTAA
- a CDS encoding DsbA family protein gives MNKPRLWYGYDPMCSWCWAFRPALAELEAALAALDVQLTPILGGLAPDSDQPMAEAMAQHLQQIWRHIQGQLGTEFNFAFWQDCQPRRSTYPACRAALLARDQGLEAQMTLAIQKAYYLEAKNPSDTEVLAALAAALGMDKGAFIGALDSEATRQRLLAEIAKARHLGISGFPSLILESHGVFTPIAVDHRAAGPMLAAIRQQL, from the coding sequence ATGAACAAACCCCGACTCTGGTATGGCTACGATCCCATGTGTAGCTGGTGCTGGGCCTTCAGGCCGGCCTTAGCCGAGCTGGAAGCTGCCCTGGCGGCCTTGGATGTGCAGCTGACCCCTATCCTAGGCGGCCTGGCGCCGGACAGCGACCAGCCCATGGCAGAGGCCATGGCCCAGCATCTGCAACAGATCTGGCGCCACATCCAGGGGCAGCTGGGCACCGAGTTCAATTTTGCCTTCTGGCAAGACTGCCAACCCAGGCGCTCTACCTACCCCGCTTGCCGCGCTGCCCTCTTGGCCAGGGACCAGGGCCTGGAAGCCCAGATGACCCTGGCCATCCAAAAGGCCTATTACCTGGAGGCGAAAAACCCCTCGGACACCGAGGTGCTGGCCGCCTTGGCAGCCGCCCTTGGCATGGATAAAGGCGCCTTTATCGGCGCCCTTGACAGCGAAGCCACTCGCCAACGGCTGTTGGCAGAAATTGCCAAGGCCCGCCACCTTGGGATCAGCGGCTTTCCGTCCCTGATCCTTGAATCCCATGGTGTTTTTACACCGATCGCCGTGGATCACCGGGCCGCCGGTCCCATGCTGGCTGCCATCAGGCAGCAACTGTAA